The proteins below come from a single Chitinophaga pinensis DSM 2588 genomic window:
- a CDS encoding 3-hydroxyacyl-CoA dehydrogenase family protein encodes MDNNFQHYHVGIIGAGIMGQGLAFQCAKFGHKVTLLDISEQVLTDARTKITQLQRFDIVMQRQGKTPAGTASGKFLDNISFTNDWADLGECTFIVENATELESTKLDIFKRISSIIGNNVVVGVNTSCVSITKLAACLENPERVIGLHFSNPVHMMPAVEMVRGLFNSDSVIQEAQQFLAGMQMHGIVVNDSPGFISNRVMLAYINEAIYCVHEGVATAGDVDQIFRECLSHTMGPLQTADLIGLDTILQAMNVVYGNFSDSKYRPCILLKRMVDAGMLGRKSGKGFYNYSIN; translated from the coding sequence ATGGATAACAACTTTCAGCACTACCATGTAGGCATCATCGGCGCCGGTATTATGGGACAGGGTCTCGCTTTTCAGTGTGCGAAATTCGGACACAAAGTGACGCTGCTGGATATCTCTGAACAGGTATTGACAGATGCCCGTACTAAAATCACACAGCTGCAACGCTTTGATATCGTTATGCAGCGCCAGGGAAAAACGCCCGCAGGCACTGCAAGCGGTAAGTTCCTGGACAATATCAGCTTTACCAATGATTGGGCTGATCTGGGAGAATGTACTTTCATCGTTGAAAATGCCACCGAACTGGAAAGCACCAAGCTGGATATATTCAAACGTATCTCCAGTATCATCGGCAATAACGTCGTTGTTGGCGTCAATACCTCCTGCGTCTCCATTACAAAACTGGCCGCTTGTCTCGAAAACCCCGAAAGAGTGATCGGTCTACATTTCTCTAACCCCGTACATATGATGCCGGCGGTTGAAATGGTAAGAGGTCTGTTTAACAGCGATAGCGTCATTCAGGAAGCACAGCAGTTCCTGGCCGGTATGCAGATGCATGGGATCGTAGTAAACGACTCTCCGGGTTTTATCAGCAACCGTGTCATGCTCGCTTATATCAACGAAGCAATCTATTGTGTGCATGAAGGTGTCGCAACTGCCGGTGATGTTGACCAGATCTTCCGTGAATGTCTGTCACATACCATGGGGCCATTACAAACAGCCGACCTGATCGGACTGGATACCATTCTTCAGGCAATGAACGTGGTATACGGCAACTTCAGCGATTCCAAGTACCGCCCCTGTATACTGTTGAAACGTATGGTGGATGCAGGTATGCTGGGAAGGAAGAGTGGAAAGGGATTTTATAATTACAGTATTAACTAA
- a CDS encoding acyl carrier protein: MGDIKEQVTAYLQQSINNGKVFTDTDDIFELGIVNSLFAMQLITFMEKKFSLTVENEDLEISNFNTLNNITSFIQRKLKERVTA, encoded by the coding sequence ATGGGCGACATCAAAGAACAAGTAACCGCTTATCTGCAGCAAAGTATCAACAACGGAAAAGTATTCACTGACACCGATGATATTTTTGAACTGGGCATCGTGAATTCCCTGTTTGCCATGCAGCTGATCACCTTTATGGAAAAGAAATTCTCCCTCACTGTGGAGAATGAAGATCTGGAGATTTCCAACTTCAACACCCTTAATAACATTACCTCCTTTATACAGCGAAAGCTGAAAGAAAGGGTTACTGCTTAA